The Macaca thibetana thibetana isolate TM-01 unplaced genomic scaffold, ASM2454274v1 unplaced_scaffolds237, whole genome shotgun sequence genomic interval GAAGCCTTGCAGGACTCACTGGATAGATTTTATTCAACCCCTTGCGGGTATCTTGAACTGCCTGACTTATGCCAGCCCTACAGAAATGCCTTGTACTCGTTGGAAGAAGAGCACTTTGGCTTGGCTCTTGACATGGACAGTGAGTTCCTTACTATGAAGGTGATAAGGCTCCAGCTGGTCTTCCCGATAGGGGTGATATTCCTGTTCCAACTGGCCCTTCCTGACCCGAGAGATGTCATTGCTGCTGGCAGGACCTATGGACACATATAGGTTGTAATGCAACTGTAGTTTCAGTTGGAAGCCCAGATATGAAATGGGTCAGTGAGCATGGCTGTATTCCTAGTCTCCAGTCATGCCTGTGGCAACCTGAACCCACTCTCAGCACATTGGTCCGAGGCAGATGTAAAAAATTCACAGAACTATGATTCGGACTCAACATTTGTAGATTTCCTCCTTTATTCTAATTTCAGTGTCTTGCGACCATGAACGAGTTGGGAATTTGATGAGACAGGGCTGAATACAGCAGTTTTCCTCCTAGAAATCATCTGGGGCATTTTCTTTGAATGATGGGAACAATAAGGCATAACTGTTTGCACAAACTTGGGATAAATGATTTTGGGATAACTGTCTACCAGAATAGGGACATTTGACCCTTGGTTCTGAGATGTAAATCACAGAATCTCTATCATGACCGACTTTGAGGCCTCCTGCAGTGTATGTCTCACATTATCCTGTTCTCATGCTGAGGAGCCTGTGATCCCTGTGTGGGGATTAGACAGGGGACTGTTATGGGTGTAGGCGAATTGGCTTATTTTGCCTGTCCCTGTCTGATTTTATTGCAGGAATtacaaaggaagaagaggaagaagaccaAGGCCCACCGTGCCCCAGGTAACTCTGAGCAATTGACAATAGCTAATTCTGTGTTGACACCTGGAGACTCCTGGTTCGGGGAAAACAGAGCGGGCCGACATTATTGATTACATCTTTTCAACCAAGCCTGAATTATTCGTACTAACATTGCTGTTGGTTTTCATTGCACTACATATTTAGGTTcccatttcttcctccccttATCATTTACTAACCTACTGTAGGTGGACCATATCTCAAAAGCTCTATTCTCATGGTGACTACATGGAAACTTGAGCACATTTGATGGAAAATTATTGATGACAGCCTTTTCATGATCACTGTATGCTGTGTGTCCTGAGGGCACTAACTCAGAGTGTCCTGTTTACTCCCTCATCAGTGTGTCACCTGGACAACTCACCAAgcgctctctgtctctctctgtccctctctctctgcctctgttctctgtctgtctttctctttcatccTTTTCCATTTGGCCCTGTTCTGTCCCAACATGAAGGCAATAATTTGTTACCTCATTCATGGatctatcatttttctttcttgaccACTTCCTTGTGCTACCCATGAAATCTAGTTGGGGCTCTGTTGTGTCTGATGTCTCCTGacttattctttactttttctgcttttccagGCTCAGCAGAGAGCTGCTGGGGGTAGTAGAGCCTGAAGTCTTGCAGGACTCACTGGATAGATGTTATTCGACTCCTTACAGTTATCTTGAGCTTCCCGATTCATGCCATCCCCAGGGAAGTTCCCTTTACTCATTGGAGGAACAACACGTTGGCTTTTCTCTTGGCGTGGATGGTGAGTACCTTTCTCTGAAGCTGATAAGGATCCACTGAGTGTTCCGTATAGAGATCATATCCTGTTCCAAGTGGCCGTTACTGAGCTGAGAGATGTCACTGCTGCAGTGAGGACCTATAGGCACATGTAGGTTCAATGAAACTCTAGTTCCACCTGGAAGCCCAGACATGGGATGGGTCAGTGAGCATGGCTCTCTCCCTAGTCTCAGGCCATGCCTGTGGCGCTCTGATTCTACTCTCAAGACATTGGACCTGGGCAGATGTGACAAATTCAGAGAACTATGATTTTGACTCAAGGGTTTCCagatttcctttctcactctAATTTCAGTGTCTAAAATCCTCACAACCATGAACAATCTGAGGATTTGATGAGACAGGGCTGAATATTGCAGTTTTTTCTCCTAGAAATCACTTGAGGGCATTTGCTTTAAATTGATTGGAAAAATATGGCATAACCATTTGCACAAACTTGGGACAAATGATATTGGGATAACGATCTACCAGAAAAGGGACATTTTACCCTTAGTTTCTGGGACAAAAACCAAGGAATCTCTATCATGACCAGCCTTCAGGCCTTCTGAAATATATCTCCCACAGTGTCTTACTCTTATGCTGAGGAGCCTTAGGTCCCTGTGTAAGGATTAGACAGTGGATTGTTATGTGTGTAGGAGAATCAGCTTCATGTGTCTGAATTTATTGCAGAAATTGAAAAGTACCAAGAAGGGGAAGAAGATCAAAACCCACCATGCCCCAGGTAACTTTCAGCAAGTGTGGACGCTTAATTCTTTCTTAATACCTGGAGACGACAGATCCAGGGGAAAGCAGTGTGTTTGGTTTCATGTTTTCAACGAAAGCTGAATTACTCCTACTGACAATGCTGTTGCTTTTCATTGCAGTAGAGGTTtaggtttccatttcttcctccccttATCATTGACTAATGTACCATAGGTTGACCATACCTCAAAAGCTGTACTCTCATGGCGACTGCATTGAATTTCAATCACATTTTATGGAAAACTATTGAGCTCACTCTTCATAATCACTGTTTGCTGTGTGTCATCCAGGCACTAACTCAGAGTGTCCTTTTACTCCCTTATCAGTGTGTCACCTGGCCAATTCACTCAGCtcgctttctctctttctctctctctctctctctctctctctgtgtctttctctttcattgttttctacCTGGCCCTGTTCTATCCCAACATAAAGGCAACAATGGTTTACCCGTTAAAAAGAtctatccttttccttttttaaccacTTCCCTATGTGACCCCTGAAATCTAGTTGGGGCTCTGCGGTGTCTGATTTCCCCTGGCTGCTTCTTTAGTTTCATCTCCTTTTCCAGGCTCAACGGGGTGCTGATGGAAGCAGGAGAGCCTGAAGTCTTGCAGGACTCACTGAATGGATGTTATTGGACTCCTTCAAGTTACTTTCTACTACCTGACTCATTCCAGCACTACACAAGTGGCTTTTACTCACTTGAGGAACAGCACGTCAGCTTGGCCCTTGACGTGGACAATGGGTTTGTTACTTTGACGATGATAAGGTTCCACCTGGGTTTCCAGATGGGAGTCCTATTCCCATACTAAGTAGCCCTTCCTAAGCTGAGAGATGTCATTGCCGCAGGCAGGACTTACAGGCACATGTAGGTTTGAATGAAACTGTAGTTCCGTTTGGAATCCCAGATATAGGATAGGAAAGTGGGCAGAACTCTATTCCATTCTCAGACCATGCAGTGGCAACCTGTGCTCAGTCTGAAGACACTGGACCCAAGTTAGGTGTGACACGTTCACATAACTCTGCAGCACATGCTGGAAGTGATCTGTGAGATGTTCTGATTTGAACCAGGTATCTCTGGGTAGCTACAAAGTTCCTCAGGGATTTCATTTTACGCGCATGTCTCTGAGCTTCTATGCCTGCTCAAGGTCAGTGTCATCTTTGTGTTTAAGTCATCCAAAGGTGTTACCCTGGTTTCAATGAACCTCCCCCATTCTTTGTATCTTCAGTGTTGGTTTGTTTTAGCTGATCCATCTGTAACACAGGAGGGATCCTTGGCTGAGGATTGTATTTCAGAACCACTGACCGCTCTTGACAATTGTTAACCCACTAGGCTCCTTTGGTTAGAGAAGCCACAGTCCTTCAGCCTCCAATTGCTATCAATACTTAGGAAGACCACAGCTAGATGGACAAACAGCGTGGAGAGCCCTTAGCCCTGCTCCTCTCAATTCCATCCTGTAAAGAACAGGAGCCAGGAGCCGCTGGCAGGAGACAGCATGTCATCCGGGACTCTGCCGGTGCAGAATATGAACAATGCCATGTTCTTGCAGAAAACGCTTAGCCTGAGTTTCATAGGAGGTAATCACCGGACAACTGCAGAATGTAGAACACTGAGCAGGACGACTGGCCTGTCTTCTTCCCACAGTCCATGTCACCACGAATCTCACAACAAAAaggagaagagatattttgggttcaaagaaagtaaaaaggtaCTGTagctacatttctttattttgaaccccaaatatttcctcatctttttgttgttgtcattgattGTGGTGACATGGACTCATTTGTAGAGGACAGGTCAGCTGTCTGGCTCAATGATCTACATTCTGAagttgtctgaaaatgtcttcatgATTCAATTCAGCCTAAACGTTTTGCCAGGAACACTGCAGAGTCAATACTGTGACTTTCCAACCTCAGCCTGTCTATCTGCGGGCATAGAAGGTCTAGTTTGtccatcatcattatcatgatATCAGGACTGGTTACTTGGTTAAGGAGGGGTCTAGGAGATCTGTTGCTTTTAGAGACACCTTACTTATAATGAAGTATTTGGGGaagtggtttttaaaagtataaacgTCATGTATTCCAATCATCATCCTCTAAACACTTTATCGTTTATTAATCATCCCTGCCTGTGTCTATTATTATATCCATATCGCTACACTggaaattttctgtctcaatttttACTCTGCCTCTGTTTTGGCTAGTGTCTGCTGTTGAAAAAAAAACCATTCTCTgcctgagttttaatttttgtccAAAGTTATTTTACCCTATACAATTAAAAACGTTTGCCTATCGCTCTGGACTGTTGGATTGTtttttacattcagtgttagaatcttttattatgctgattggttttggtgggttctgatacaaattaataaaaaaattttcatttccctgtttATTTTCTAATCTCTTCCACATTGTAGACTATGTTTATCATATGTAGCAGAATATATTTACTACATTTCttgattctaattattttattctttgtgagcgtgtgagtgtgtgtgtgtgtgtgtctgtgtgtgtctgtgtgtgcctttGGCATTTAGGAAGGGTTGCATAGCTCGTGTTTAATATTgcactaaaaatgtttttgatagtTTTCCCCCCTTTGAACTAGACACActtctaatatttgttttatatgttttaaattatgactTTCAACCTCAAAGATTTCCATAAGACAGCAAATTACATATGCGTTATCTTTTTTCTACCTCCCTTACCtgccacttctctttttttttttctttgtattttttagtagagacagggtttcaccgtgttagccaggatggtctcgatctcctgaccttgtaatcagcccgcctcagccacccaaagtgctgggattacaggtgtgagccaccgcgcccggcctgccactTCTCATAATAGTATTTGAACCTAAACATACACCAGTGACATTCTGTGATTGTCATCTTGGCCCCACCTTGGTTTTTGGTTAGATCcacaattaaatatattaatgctCATGAGCTATTCAACAGTGAATGTCACAGTCATCACTTGCTGAGTGGTACTCATCCTTAACAGTCCTCCTGAGGGAATCAGGTCTCGCTGAGCTTAGCATGTTTAATAATCTTTTCTCATGGTCTTGCATGGATCGCATGACCGGATATAAGGTACTCGCCCAAAATgatttttcctgagtttttagGAGATACTGTCTTCCCTGGGGGACATACACGGTGTATGTTCTCATTGTGGGATTCAATTTTGTTCTACCAGGACCTCTGATTTCTGCCAGTTACTTCGTTCATGTGTTCTCTTCACCACGAGTCTCCAGAGGatgcttctccttcctgcctccccatCTCCCAGCAATTCTGCGTTTCCAAGATTGGCACCTCTGGTCCTCTGCACGGTGAAGCCCTTTCCTTTCAATTCCCCAGTAGCCAGTGCTCTAATCCACCAGGTCTCAGGCATGATCTGTTTCTCCACACGCTCTTTCTGAGGGTAGTTTTACCTGTGTTCTGTCATGAACAGGCCCGCCCTGCTGTTCTGGCCTTGATTTGCATAGTGTCTCCTGCTCCCTGTGCAGTTGTGTGGCTCTCAGACCCAGCTAAAGACAATCTCCTGAGGGCCACAGTGTTCCCTAGCCCAGGTGTTTAGGGCCAGGGTTTATGGGTGGGAGTTTTGACTCTCTAACCTCTAGGGCTTTGAAGTGTCCGTTGAGAAATTCAGCGGTCATCATCCTAGGTGGACTTGCTCTCTCCTATCCTCCTACTTCTGCTATGCTTTTCTAGTATTATAGTTTATATTTAGTTacataatccattttgagttagtttttgagTGTGAGTATTGAGGTTCaggtgaatttttttcctttggggatATGCATGTCCAGTTGTTTCTACAAAATTTGTTGACAAGGGAGCGCCTTCTCCACTGAATCATATCTGGAGGTTTGTCAATCCATTGGCTGGTTGAGACTGGTGAGAGGACTGTCCTGGTGTTTGGACAGAGAGACAGGGCATGAAGTTGGGTGGTTCTTAAGGGAAATATTAAGGAAGGCCCATTGTTGTATGAGGCATAGGAAAGCCCCAAGCACAACTGGGGTGCCATCTACCAGCATGTTGCAGCACACTCATCTCTGCTGTCTCCACCTCTCCTGTTGCAAAAGCTTGGGTGTGCATAGACACTGGGGTCGAATGGTGTCTTTGGGCACTTTTGAGCATTGACAACGAAGCTCCACCATCAAATCTTAGAATATCAAGCAgctgggtggatcgcctgaggttaggggttcacgaccagcctgactagcatggtgaaaccccgtctctactaaatccAAAACAATTTAGTCGggcatggcggcgcatgcctgtattgtgagctactggggaggctgagacaggagaatcgcttgtgtacctgggaggcggaggttgcaatgagctgagatcacacaattgcactccagcctgggcacgagagcaaaactccatcccccaaaaaataaagaaataaaaataaaagaatatcaagcagccaaagaagcaggaaaacatgACACATAATGAAGAATCTAATGATCTAGTTGAAATTGAGACACATGttggaaatagaagaaaaggacattaaaaacagtataattttattttaattaagtggagaggttgaagattttttaaatatcaaattctcTAGATAAAAACTATGATTTACAGTCTGAAATGGAGGAAGGCACTGGATTAAACATTGCAGAAGGGAAGATTATTGAACTAGAAGGAATAGAAGTTGAAACTAACATAAATGAAACACACAGTCACAAATGacttgaaaacataaaaagaccATCAGTATAAAAACTTTAAACACCCTCTAGAGGGCTAAATGGAATCCCTGAAGGGCGTGTAGTGGAGAAGAGAgacaaagatatttaaaacattgGATGGAAGATTTAGAAGCTCCATGGAAAGCATAAACTTCcaatattacagaaatacaaatattctaagaacaagaaacatgaagaaaagttcACCAAGGAACACCTGAATCAAATCCATCAAAACCAGTGATCAAAAGGAAATCCTAAAAGTAATCAAAGGTGAAAGAACATGTTCCATACAGAGCACTGCCTAGAAGGATGGCATAAGATTTCTCATAGGAAACTTGACAAACAAGAAGTTTGCAATAAAGCACTTAAAGAACTGTCGCCTACAATTCTACACCTGGTCAAATGATCTTTCAAATATAaacatgagataaaatatttttgaacagaaaacaaaacgaTCTCAATTTGCAGATGGTGTGATCCTATGGatagaaaatcccaaataataattacaaaggcaaacacacatacatgctcacagacaccacacacacacacacacacacacacacacacacccccacagagttaataagtgaatttagcaaacATTCAGCAAACAATCCATTGTGTTAGCAACGAACAATCCGAGAAGAAAATTGACacaatgatttcatttatattagcATCTATAAGAATAATACACCTGGGAATAACTTTGTTCAAGAAGCTGCAGTAATTGTACACAGACAACTCCTGAACATTGCTCGAGGTCACGTGGTCCTGCACCCATGGGCAAAGTGATGGTCTGGGCTCAAAAACACAGCCCCACCCGTCCACACCAACCCATGAAATTGGTAGGAAACCTGACAGCCAAGTGGCGGATTGgctttttttctcactcttctttttCCTGGTGACCTTCCGTCACCAGGAAGCCGGCTTcctgagaagaaaagcaaagggaGGGGATTCCCAAACAACCTCCCTCCCTGGGGTCCAGGCAGCCTAGGTCTAGGTCCCCCTAATAACAGAGGTCTC includes:
- the LOC126947403 gene encoding neuroblastoma breakpoint family member 3-like; the encoded protein is MKSSWGCVVSDSPWLILYFSYFSRLNRELLDEKEPEALQDSLDRFYSTPCGYLELPDLCQPYRNALYSLEEEHFGLALDMDRITKEEEEEDQGPPCPRLSRELLGVVEPEVLQDSLDRCYSTPYSYLELPDSCHPQGSSLYSLEEQHVGFSLGVDEIEKYQEGEEDQNPPCPRLNGVLMEAGEPEVLQDSLNGCYWTPSSYFLLPDSFQHYTSGFYSLEEQHVSLALDVDNGFVTLTMIRFHLGFQMGVLFPY